The Bacillales bacterium genome window below encodes:
- a CDS encoding DUF2179 domain-containing protein, whose amino-acid sequence MLNSPWAMPVIIFAVNVIYVSFFTMRMILTLKGHRYLAAVTSMAEVVIYVVGLGLVLDHLHEVWNLAAYAIGYGFGVIVGMKIEEKLALGYITVNVISSNFDQDLPSMLRKDGFGVTNWMAYGREGARLMMEILTPRKSEINLYRKVRELDPNAFIISHEPKAFRGGFWVKAIRGKKQFPV is encoded by the coding sequence TTGTTGAACAGCCCATGGGCGATGCCGGTTATTATTTTCGCGGTCAATGTCATTTACGTCAGTTTCTTTACGATGCGGATGATTTTGACGTTGAAAGGGCACCGCTATTTGGCAGCCGTGACAAGTATGGCGGAGGTTGTCATTTACGTCGTCGGCCTCGGATTGGTTTTGGATCATTTACATGAAGTTTGGAATTTGGCAGCGTACGCGATCGGTTACGGGTTCGGCGTCATCGTCGGCATGAAAATCGAGGAAAAATTAGCGCTCGGCTACATCACGGTGAATGTCATCAGCAGCAATTTCGATCAAGATCTTCCTTCGATGCTCCGGAAAGACGGTTTCGGGGTAACGAATTGGATGGCGTATGGACGCGAAGGCGCCCGGTTGATGATGGAGATTTTGACGCCGCGCAAATCGGAGATCAATTTGTATCGGAAAGTACGAGAATTGGACCCAAACGCTTTTATTATTTCTCACGAACCGAAGGCGTTTCGCGGCGGTTTCTGGGTGAAAGCGATCCGCGGGAAAAAACAGTTTCCGGTGTAA
- the purE gene encoding 5-(carboxyamino)imidazole ribonucleotide mutase, which produces MKPNVGVIMGSTSDWETMKHACDVLEELDIPYEKKVVSAHRTPDLMFAYAEEARERGLRVIIAGAGGAAHLPGMVAAKTTLPVIGVPVQSRALNGLDSLLSIVQMPGGVPVATTAIGKAGATNAGLLAAEILGAFDEGVAERLSERREALKNKVIETSDSL; this is translated from the coding sequence ATGAAACCGAATGTCGGAGTAATCATGGGAAGCACGTCCGATTGGGAAACGATGAAACATGCGTGTGATGTTCTTGAAGAATTGGACATTCCTTATGAGAAAAAAGTTGTATCGGCCCATCGCACGCCGGATTTGATGTTTGCTTATGCGGAGGAAGCTCGCGAGCGTGGATTGCGGGTCATCATTGCCGGAGCCGGCGGTGCCGCGCATTTGCCGGGGATGGTGGCAGCGAAGACGACATTGCCGGTCATCGGCGTTCCAGTACAATCGAGAGCATTGAATGGATTGGATTCACTATTGTCGATTGTACAAATGCCGGGAGGCGTACCGGTTGCAACAACAGCGATCGGTAAAGCAGGAGCAACGAACGCAGGATTGTTGGCGGCTGAGATTCTTGGTGCGTTTGATGAAGGCGTCGCCGAACGATTGTCTGAGCGAAGGGAAGCCTTGAAAAATAAAGTGATAGAAACGAGTGATTCGTTATGA
- the purK gene encoding 5-(carboxyamino)imidazole ribonucleotide synthase — MIEPGKTIGILGGGQLGRMMAISAREMGYRIAVLEPKSDSPCGQVADHEIVANYDDLEGIKKLAELSDVITYEFENVDLEMARWLEENANLPQGSELLKNTQDREFEKKSIEASGAKVAPYRIVHDETEFRDAIAALGFPSVVKTCRGGYDGKGQIVLREEKDVEEALGAFVGKQKAIVEQWVTFEKEISVIVTRSVSGEVSTLPVAENIHRDNILHTTIVPAGISREIEQMATQIAKSLADSFNLVGTLAVEMFLTPDGDIYVNEMAPRPHNSGHYSINACETSQFQQHIRAICDWPLGKPDLLKPVVMVNILGEHMEKALSQIDRFDDVKLHLYGKAEAKTGRKMGHVNVLADTVEAAWDKAISLNLGTEENE; from the coding sequence ATGATTGAACCGGGAAAAACGATCGGCATTTTAGGCGGCGGACAGCTCGGAAGAATGATGGCGATTTCCGCACGGGAAATGGGCTATCGCATTGCAGTGCTTGAACCGAAAAGCGACTCGCCGTGCGGGCAAGTGGCCGACCACGAAATCGTCGCGAATTATGACGATTTGGAAGGGATTAAGAAGCTCGCAGAGTTGAGCGACGTGATCACGTACGAGTTCGAGAACGTCGATTTGGAAATGGCGCGTTGGTTGGAAGAGAACGCGAACTTGCCGCAAGGCAGCGAATTGTTGAAAAATACGCAAGATCGCGAGTTTGAGAAAAAATCGATTGAAGCGAGCGGTGCGAAGGTGGCGCCGTATCGGATCGTACACGATGAGACGGAATTCCGCGACGCGATAGCGGCGCTCGGGTTTCCGTCGGTCGTGAAGACTTGCCGCGGCGGGTACGACGGCAAAGGACAAATCGTGCTGCGTGAAGAGAAGGATGTCGAGGAAGCGCTTGGCGCGTTTGTTGGCAAACAAAAAGCGATCGTCGAGCAATGGGTGACGTTTGAGAAGGAAATATCAGTGATCGTTACGCGCAGTGTGTCGGGAGAAGTGAGCACGCTGCCGGTGGCAGAGAACATTCATCGTGACAATATTCTTCATACGACGATCGTTCCTGCGGGAATTTCCCGGGAAATTGAACAAATGGCGACACAGATTGCGAAAAGTTTGGCGGATTCCTTTAATCTTGTCGGAACGTTGGCGGTGGAAATGTTTTTGACGCCGGACGGCGACATTTACGTCAATGAAATGGCACCGCGTCCGCATAATTCGGGGCACTACTCGATTAACGCTTGCGAAACGTCGCAGTTCCAGCAGCACATTCGGGCGATTTGCGACTGGCCGCTCGGCAAACCGGATTTGTTGAAGCCGGTTGTGATGGTGAACATTTTGGGTGAACACATGGAAAAGGCATTGTCGCAAATCGATCGTTTCGATGACGTGAAGCTTCACTTGTATGGCAAAGCGGAAGCGAAAACAGGAAGAAAAATGGGACATGTCAATGTGCTTGCCGATACAGTCGAAGCCGCATGGGACAAAGCGATTTCATTGAACTTGGGGACGGAGGAAAACGAATGA
- the purB gene encoding adenylosuccinate lyase: MIERYTRPEMGAIWTEENRFQAWLEVEILAAEAWAELGEIPKEDVKKLRENASFDINRIKEIEESTRHDVVAFTRAVSETLGEERKWVHYGLTSTDVVDTALSYLLKQANDILLKDIERFIEILENKAKEHKYTVMMGRTHGIHAEPTTFGLKLALWCEEMKRNLERFKQAADGVRFGKLSGAVGTYANIDPFVEQYVCEKLGLQAAPISTQTLQRDRHAAYVGALSLVATSIEKFAVEIRGLQKSETREVEEFFAKGQKGSSAMPHKRNPIGSENMTGMARVIRGHMLTAYENVPLWHERDISHSSAERIILPDATIALNYMLNRFAKIVKELTVFPENMKRNMDKTYGLIYSQRVLLSLIDKGMTREEAYDTVQPKAMKAWETGTPFREFIEADETITSKLSPEEIDDCFDYNYHLKNVDMIFERLGLQ, translated from the coding sequence ATGATCGAACGTTATACGCGACCGGAAATGGGCGCGATCTGGACAGAGGAAAACCGGTTTCAAGCGTGGTTGGAAGTCGAAATACTTGCGGCTGAAGCATGGGCGGAACTTGGAGAGATTCCGAAGGAAGATGTGAAGAAGCTTCGCGAGAATGCGTCTTTCGACATTAACCGGATTAAAGAGATTGAAGAAAGCACGCGTCACGACGTTGTCGCTTTCACGCGCGCCGTGTCGGAAACGCTCGGTGAAGAAAGAAAATGGGTCCATTACGGCTTAACGTCGACAGACGTTGTCGATACGGCGTTGTCGTATTTGCTGAAGCAAGCGAACGACATTTTATTGAAAGATATTGAACGCTTTATCGAGATTCTCGAAAACAAAGCGAAAGAACATAAATATACGGTGATGATGGGACGTACGCACGGCATTCATGCCGAACCGACGACGTTCGGCTTGAAATTGGCGCTTTGGTGCGAAGAAATGAAGCGCAACCTTGAGCGTTTCAAGCAGGCGGCGGACGGTGTGCGTTTCGGGAAATTGTCGGGTGCCGTCGGCACGTATGCGAACATTGATCCGTTCGTGGAACAATACGTTTGTGAAAAACTCGGTTTGCAAGCCGCACCGATTTCGACGCAAACGTTGCAGCGCGATCGTCATGCTGCTTATGTCGGTGCATTGTCGCTCGTTGCGACCTCGATCGAGAAATTTGCCGTCGAAATTCGCGGTTTGCAAAAGAGCGAAACGAGAGAAGTCGAAGAATTTTTCGCGAAAGGGCAAAAAGGTTCGTCAGCGATGCCGCACAAGCGGAATCCGATCGGCTCGGAAAATATGACGGGCATGGCGCGCGTCATTCGCGGCCATATGTTGACGGCTTACGAAAACGTGCCGCTTTGGCATGAAAGAGATATTTCGCACTCGTCGGCGGAGCGGATTATTTTACCGGATGCGACGATTGCTTTGAACTACATGTTGAACCGTTTCGCGAAAATCGTAAAAGAATTGACGGTTTTCCCGGAAAATATGAAACGCAACATGGATAAAACGTACGGGCTCATTTACTCGCAACGTGTGTTGCTTTCGTTGATCGACAAAGGCATGACGCGCGAAGAAGCTTACGATACGGTTCAGCCGAAGGCGATGAAAGCTTGGGAAACCGGCACGCCTTTCCGCGAATTTATCGAGGCGGACGAAACGATTACTTCGAAGTTGTCGCCTGAAGAAATCGACGATTGCTTCGACTATAACTATCATTTGAAAAACGTTGACATGATTTTCGAACGGCTCGGACTTCAGTAA
- the purC gene encoding phosphoribosylaminoimidazolesuccinocarboxamide synthase: MLLYEGKAKKIYETDDPEIVRIAYKDEATAYNAVKKANIIGKGKLNNTITSLLFDLLRKAGIESHFVEKISETEQLVKRVTIIPLEVVVRNTVAGSLSKRLGIEEGTKLEQSLVEFYYKNDDLGDPLITEDHVAVLKAATPEQVSELKQKAKKVNEVLTGLFAEIGIELVDFKLEFGVTPSGEILLADEISPDTCRLWDKETREKLDKDVFRRDLGDLTTAYGEILSRLEAANHV; encoded by the coding sequence ATGCTGCTTTATGAAGGCAAAGCGAAGAAAATCTATGAAACCGATGATCCCGAGATTGTGAGAATTGCTTATAAAGATGAAGCGACCGCTTATAATGCGGTGAAAAAGGCGAATATCATCGGAAAAGGGAAGCTGAACAACACGATTACTTCTTTGTTGTTCGATCTGCTGCGGAAAGCGGGAATTGAGAGCCACTTTGTGGAGAAGATTTCCGAAACGGAACAGCTGGTGAAGCGCGTGACGATCATTCCGCTTGAAGTGGTCGTTCGCAACACCGTTGCCGGCAGTTTGTCGAAACGGCTCGGCATTGAAGAAGGAACGAAGCTCGAGCAGTCACTTGTCGAATTTTATTATAAAAATGACGACCTCGGCGATCCGCTCATCACCGAAGATCACGTGGCCGTACTGAAGGCTGCAACGCCGGAACAGGTCAGCGAGCTGAAGCAGAAAGCAAAGAAAGTCAACGAAGTGTTGACGGGACTGTTCGCGGAAATCGGCATTGAACTCGTAGACTTTAAACTTGAATTCGGTGTGACGCCGTCGGGAGAAATTTTATTAGCCGATGAAATCTCGCCTGACACTTGCCGTCTTTGGGACAAAGAAACAAGGGAGAAGCTCGATAAAGACGTGTTCCGCAGAGATCTCGGCGATTTAACGACTGCATATGGAGAAATTTTATCTCGCTTGGAGGCCGCTAACCATGTATAA
- the purS gene encoding phosphoribosylformylglycinamidine synthase subunit PurS — MYKVKIYVTLKESVLDPQGSAVTHSLHRLNFNEVKDVRIGKYMEVTLESEKDQVDARIQEMCEKLLSNPVIEDYSYEVEEVVSQ, encoded by the coding sequence ATGTATAAGGTGAAAATTTACGTAACATTGAAAGAAAGTGTGCTTGATCCGCAAGGGAGCGCCGTGACCCATTCGCTTCACCGCCTCAATTTCAATGAAGTGAAGGACGTTCGCATCGGCAAATATATGGAAGTGACCCTCGAATCAGAAAAAGATCAAGTGGACGCGCGCATTCAAGAAATGTGTGAGAAATTGTTGTCCAATCCTGTGATTGAAGATTACAGCTACGAAGTTGAGGAGGTCGTCTCCCAATGA